The Polyangium aurulentum genomic interval CGTGCCCGACGACGATGATGAACGGCCGACGGGGCATCGATCGGACCGTATAAAGTCCGCCGCGCCCCCGAGCAAGTCGGGCGAGTCTGCCGTGCGCCCTAGCCGATCCGCGTCCCGCCCACGGTGATCTTGTCGATCTTGATGGTCGGACAACCCACGCCGACGGGCACGCTCTGCCCGTCCTTGCCGCAGGTCCAGATGCCGTCGGAGACGCTCAGGTCGGTGCCGAGCATGGTCACCTTGCCGAGCACGTCCGGCCCGTTGCCGATGAGGTTCACGCCCTTGAGCGGCCGCGTGATCTTGCCGTCCTCGATGAGGTAGCTCTCGGTCAACGAGAAGACGAAGTCGCCGTTCGAGATGTCGACCTGGCCGCCGCCGAACTTCTTGGCGAAGACGCCGCGCTTGACGCTGCGAACGATCTCCTCCGGGTCGTGCGGGCCCGCGAGCAGGATGGTGTTCGTCATGCGCGGCAGGGGCGCGGCCCCGAAGCTCTCGCGCCGGCCGTTGCCCGTCGGCGTGAGCTTGTAGTGCTTGGCCGAGAGCCGGTCGTGCATGTAGCCCGAGAGCGTGCCGTTCTCGATGAGCACGCTGCGCTTGGGCTCGTTGCCCTCGTCGTCGACGTTGATCGTGCCGCGCGACGACAGCAGCGTCGCGTCGTCGACCACCGTGCACAAGGGGCTCGCGACGGACTCGCCGACCTTGCCCGCGTAGTTGCTCGTGCCCTTGCGGTTGAAGTCGGCCTCGAGCCCGTGCCCCACGGCCTCGTGCAAGAGGATGCCGCTGTCGCCCGGGGCGAGCACCACGTTCATCTCGCCTGCCGGAGCTTCCTCGGCCTCGAGCATGATCATCGCCTGCCGCCCCGCCTCGCGCGCGTGCCACTCGGGGGACTTGTCGGCGAAGTAGGCGGCCATCGTGGTGCGTCCGCCGCCGCCGCTGCCGCCCTCCTGGCGCTTGCCGTCGCGCTCGGCGATGGCGCGCACGCCGAAGCGGAAGAGCGGCTGCACGTCGTAGACCATCACGCCGTCGCTCGTGGCGACCAGGATCTCGCGGATCTCCTCGGAGAAGCTCGCCTCGGCCTTCAGGATGTGCGGATCGAAGGCGTGCGCCGCGGCGCTCGCGCGCTCGAGGAGGGCGCGCTTCTCGACGCCCGGCACGTCGAGCGACACCACGGGCACCTCGTAGCGGCTCGGCAAGGGTCGCGGCCTCAGCTCGACCTGCGTGACGCCGCCGCCGCCCGTCGCGATCTGCGCGGCCGTCTCGGCGGCGCGCTTCATCGACTCCCAGGTGAGGTCCTCGGTGTACGCGTAGCCCGTCGCGTCGCCCCGCTGCACGCGCACGCCCACGCCCATCGAGACGCCGCGCGAGGCGGCCTTGAGGATCCCCTCGTCGAAGGTGAACCCGCCGCCCGCCCGATATTCGAAGAACAGGTCGGCGTACTCACCACCCCTGGCGAGGGCGACGGAGAGAAGGCGGCCGCACAGCGCGGCGTCGATCGAACTGTCCCCGCCCGGTCCGAACGGGGCGCGGTAGGCAGCGCTCTGGGTCATAGGTCGCAGAACTGTAGAGCGTGCAACAGGGTCGGTCGAGTCACCTGCCCGACCAAAGATGGCTCGAGCCCCCGATGGTCGGTGGCGTTTCCAGCAAGGCCGATTTTGCGGGCAAACTGGGAAGGCTCACGAAAGAGGGAGGCAGAAAAGGTGACGTCGCCCTCTCGACCGGCTACCGAGTCGATCGCATGAACGGCCTCAGCGTCGCCCTCATCTGGCTGCACATCTCGGGCAACGTCGTCTGGATCGGGTCGATCCTCGCCGTCGCGGCGATCATCACCGCGAAGTCGGTGGACCCGAAGATCCGCGGCGAGCTCGCGCTGCGCGTCTACAGCTTCCTGTCGGTGCCCGCGTTCGTTCTCGGCTTCGTGGGCGGCACTGCACGTTTGTTGCTGGACCCGCGGTACTACCTGGTCGAGCACCACTGGATGCACGGCAAGCTGCTCTTCGCGATCACGGTGATCGGGCTGCACCACGTCATCGGCGCGCGCGCCAAGAAGCTGGCCCGCGGAACTGTGCAGGACAGCGGGCCGACTGCTATCATGGGCACGATCCTCGCGGTGTCGGCGGTGGTCGCCGCCTTCTTCGCGATCTTCAAGTTGCCCGACTGATCGCGACGCGCCGCGACGCGCCGCGCCCTGCCGAGTTTCCGTAGTTGTCTGGGCCTCCGCGCTTGTGCGCGGTGACCCGTTCCGATAGTTCTCGGGGAGTTAGGAGCACTCTCGCTTCTACCTTCGCCAGATCGATATCTCGCTATCTCGAGGAGATTCCCATCGCCGTGGCGGTCGATCGCGAAAAAGTCCTGCAAGCCGCGCAGAAATTCGTCGAGCGCAATCGCTATGACAAGGCGATTGTCGAATACCAGCGGCTCGTCGCGGAGGACCCGAAAGACGTCCGGACGCTGCTCAAGATCGGCGATCTCTTTCTGCGCGACGCGAAGTACGCCGAGGCGATCGAGACGTACGAGAGCGTCGCGCACGTCTATACCGAGCAGAACGCGCTCCTCAAGGCGATCCGCGTCTACCGCCAGATCCTCGAGATCATCGACAAAAAGGCCCCGAACCTCCTCGAGCGCTTCGGCTACGTCCTGCCGCGCCTCGCCGAGCACTATACGGCCCTCGGCCTGACGAGCGACGCGTCGGCGACCTACGACGACCTCGCCACGCGCCTGCAGAAGGCC includes:
- a CDS encoding CopD family protein, which gives rise to MNGLSVALIWLHISGNVVWIGSILAVAAIITAKSVDPKIRGELALRVYSFLSVPAFVLGFVGGTARLLLDPRYYLVEHHWMHGKLLFAITVIGLHHVIGARAKKLARGTVQDSGPTAIMGTILAVSAVVAAFFAIFKLPD
- a CDS encoding TldD/PmbA family protein, which codes for MTQSAAYRAPFGPGGDSSIDAALCGRLLSVALARGGEYADLFFEYRAGGGFTFDEGILKAASRGVSMGVGVRVQRGDATGYAYTEDLTWESMKRAAETAAQIATGGGGVTQVELRPRPLPSRYEVPVVSLDVPGVEKRALLERASAAAHAFDPHILKAEASFSEEIREILVATSDGVMVYDVQPLFRFGVRAIAERDGKRQEGGSGGGGRTTMAAYFADKSPEWHAREAGRQAMIMLEAEEAPAGEMNVVLAPGDSGILLHEAVGHGLEADFNRKGTSNYAGKVGESVASPLCTVVDDATLLSSRGTINVDDEGNEPKRSVLIENGTLSGYMHDRLSAKHYKLTPTGNGRRESFGAAPLPRMTNTILLAGPHDPEEIVRSVKRGVFAKKFGGGQVDISNGDFVFSLTESYLIEDGKITRPLKGVNLIGNGPDVLGKVTMLGTDLSVSDGIWTCGKDGQSVPVGVGCPTIKIDKITVGGTRIG